The Chlamydiales bacterium STE3 DNA segment GAAGCTCTCTTGGGTAGGTACCTTTACGTTGATAAATTTCAATAAAATTTACCCCTGCCGTAGCCAAACGCACAAGGACTTGCCCTTTTGATGGCTTGCCGATGGCTTCCTCTTGTAGCTTCAGAACTTCCGGTCCACCATATTCGCTGACTACTATCGCCTTCATATTTTCCTCCTATAATTTAATAATAAACTTACATATGGCTGATTCCTGTTTTGTGTTGCTATTTTCTCCATTAAAAAACTTAAATAGCAGAAATCGTTTTCTTCTAAAAGGTTTGATCGCTATGTTAGATGCTATAAATCTAAAAGTGGTAGCAAATGATTAGTGAAGAACGCTTAACAGCAGCCATCTGGGGACAGCTTATCGGTGATGCCATCGCACTTGGAAGTCATTGGATTTACCAACCTGAATTGTTGAGGCTTGAGTACCCGGAAGGGTTGAAAGGGTTCGAAATGCCTAAAAAAGGGCATTATCATTATGGAAAAGTTTCAGGCGACTCTACACATTACGGGGAAGGATGCCGACTCATGCTTCAGTCAATTGCAGAGAAAAGGGAGTTTTCCAAAAAAGATTTTACCCACAGATTCCAATCATTCTTCGGGAGCTCTCTTCAAACAGGCTACATCGACCATGCTACACGAGAAACTCTGCGAAACATTCACGCCAAAATAGAACCTTCTGGTGCTGATGATGATCAAATGGCAACCGCGACGCGCCTTGCTCCACTTGTCGCATTTTATTGTGAAAAAGCGAATTTGCAAGATTTTGTCAAACAAGCCACCCAAATAGGGCAAAACCATCACAAAAGTTTAGCTTACATGGAGTGCAATGCCTCTATTTTAGCCGATTTAATGAAGGGAGTGGACCTTAGAACTGCTTTTAAAAAGCAAGTTTCTCATTCTATTTGTGGGCCTAAGATTGAATCAGCTCTAATCCAAGAAAAGGGAGATCTCTACGAAATAACGCAACAGTTTGGCATATCTTGCGGGCTAGATGAGGCCTTTCCTTGTTCGATTTATATAGCTCTTGCTTTCGATGGCCATTTTGAAAAAGCTCTTCTCGCCAACGTTCAAGCTGGGGGTGATAGTGCCGGTAGAGGGGGCCTTTTAGGAAGTTGGCTTGGGGCTTACCAAGGCATAGCGGCTATTCCTCAAAATTGGATGATGAAATTAAGGGGGAAAGAGCTGATCCAGTACTGGATCAATGAGTTGATCCGGTCAAGCAACATTGAGACTCAACCTTCAATAGCCTAAAGGAGCTAACTTTTCGAAGTTGGAAGGTATTTCTATCTAAAATGATTAAACCCCACGGTTTCAATGCGACGCAAATTCTGTATTAAAAAATTTATTTTTTTGCTCTTTTGTTCTTTTAGTCAATTGGTAGGAGACTTTAATGAACCTAAATATAAAGTGGTTAAAGCTGAAGAAAACATAGAAATTCGCTCCTATCCCCATCTGCTAGTCGCAGAAGTAAAATTTAATGGAAAACGAAAAGAAGCTTTAAAAGAAGGCTTTAAGGTTTTAGCAGATTACATTTCAGGAAACAACTTTCTAAAACAAAAAATTGAAATGACTGCACCTGTTTTAGAACAATCGTTAACAACGCTTTCGATCCATGAATCCCCTATAAAACAACTTAATGGAAATGAATGGCTTATTAGATATATTTTTCCTGAAAGCTACAATCTAGAAAATGCTCCTAAACCCCATAATGCTTCTATTCAAGTTCTTTTATTACCCGCTAAGCATTTGGCTGTAATTCGCTATTCTGGGCGTACAGGAGATGAAAATGTCACGACTCAAATGACTAAATTACAAAAGTTTATTTGCGACAAACAACTTAAACCCATCGGCCCGCCCATCTTTGCCTACTATAATCCTCCATGGACGCTACCCTTCATGCGTCGCAACGAAATGATGATCTTCTTAGAAGAATAGCGATTTTTTAAGTCTTATTACAAGACTGGTATAAATTGCCCCTACCCATTTTGCGCTCTTTAGACCTAACCGGTAACATCACAAGAGGTGCAGTTTGGTCCATTTTCTCTTTGTTCTAGGAAATCTCAAGGAATAAGGTCATCCGCTACTTTTTTTCACCCAAATAACACTTGTCTTTTTTTTAAAAAAACCTACTATGAGCTTTATAAACTGCTAATGGAAAAATGAAAACTGAACCCCTTTCTCTAGAACACAAATCGCTCTTACGACCAAAATTCCAAGAAATGGGCCTCTGCCTTTCTGAGTACAGTTTTGCTAGTCGCTATTTGTTTAGAAGAGAGTACAATTTAGAAGTCATCTTTGATGATGACAGAATGTGGATTCGCGGTAAAACAAAAGATGGAATCACTTTTTTAATGCCTTTAGAAAATATCCAGCTTATTCCCGAGGAGAGAATTTTAGCTGCTCTTCAATGGGCAGACTGCCTCTACCCTATTCCAGAAAAATGGATTTCTACGCTCAATAGAAACAAATTTTATGTAAATTTTAACCGTAACGAATCAGATTATTTATTTAAACGAGAAAAAATTGCGAGCTATGCAGGAAGAAAGCTGAGTCCTAAACGCAATTTGGTTAAGCAATTTGATGCTTCTCACGAAGCAAAAGTTCTTCCCTATACAAAAAAATATATGGAAGAAGCCCTTTCCATTCTCTATTCCTGGCAAAGCATGTACCCCGGCACATCCTCAGACTTTTCGCCTTGTCAAGATGGACTTGCGAACTCTGACGAACTCAATCTAATAGGTTATATTGTATTTGTTGAAAAAAAGCCGGCAGCCTTTATCCTTGGAGAAATTTTACATTCGACTCTTTTTGATATCCATTTTGCAAAAGCTCTTACTACATATAAGGGGATTTACCCTTTTCTTTTCCAAGAACTGGCCAATCGGTTAGTCTGTCAGGAAATCAATTGTTTAAATTGGGAGCAAGATCTGGGGGAGGAAGGCTTAAGGCAATCCAAACTTTCTTATCAACCCGATGAAATAGCCCACAAATACCGCTTATTTCCCTTATCATAAGCTCACTTCAACATAGCAATTTTCTGTCTCGTAAAGAACGATTTTTGTGATCGTTATAGAAGTTCCTTTTAAGCACTGTGGAGCAATTTCATGCAAAAGGAAATAGGCCATGTTTTCTGCGGTAGGATTGAAAGGGCATATAAAAGGATCTTTTTTCCTTGGTATAGTGTGCAACATCTCAATCACTTTGTCATCACGATCGCAAACTAAGAAATTATGGTCCCAATGATACTCTACCCAACTGCCTATCTTTTCCTTTAAAACAGAGAAGTCAACAACACGGCCTATAGCGTCAAGCTTAGGAGATTCAGCAAAAAGATGAAGATAGTAATTGTGTCCGTGCACAGTTGCACATTTACCTTCGTGGCCCATCACACGATGGCCGGCACAAAAATGCAATTTACGAACACAGCAAATTTTTTTCGTCAAAAAATTCCTCATTTTTTGTTTGAGCTTAAATTATAGGTATTTAGTCCATTTTTTAACACACTAAAGAAATAATGGCAGTTTTCACAAGTTTTTAAATTAAAAAATTTACCAATAAAAAGAATGTTATCCCATAAAAAGATATTCCTTTATAATAATTGATTTATATCGTTGCTGAAAAATTTCAAGCTTTTTGCTTCTAAAAGACTTCAAATCTTTTTTCACAGCAAAATTAGAAACCTACAAAAATAGAGAGGCGCATGAATACGATTGCTGATCAAATCCCAGAAACATGGCCGGAAAAAATGATTCCTCAAGAGGAAAAGAAACCGGGATATGGAACCTTCATGGGAGTTTTTGTTCCCAGTATCTTAATGGTATTTGGTGTCATTATTTTCTTGAGAATGGGTTGGATTGTCGGACAAGGGCTATCTACCGCTTTTCTCATTATCACTTTATCGACCTTTATTGCATTTGTGACTACCCTTTCAATGGCCAGCATTTCGACAAATATCGAAGTTGGAAAAGGAGGGGTTTACTACCTTCTTTCCCGCTCATTAGGGATTGAAATCGGTTCAGCTATCGGAATTCCCCTTTATTTAAAACAATGTTTATCAATTGCCTTTTGCGTGATAGGCTTTGCTGAGTCTTTACATGATTTGATTCCGGCCTGGTCAATCACCTCTATTGGGATCGGAACGCTTTTTTCACTCACCCTGCTCGCTTATTTTTCGCTAAATGGTGCTTTAAGAGTTCAGTTATTTATTTTTGCTGCCATTGTCGCTTCGCTGATCTCTTTTTTCATGGGCGGCAAAGAGATGCTTCCACCTGGCGAGCCCATGCTAATGCCTGAGCCCTTTCAGAAAATTGGATTTTGGACCATTTTTGCTATCTTTTTTCCCGCAATGACGGGCATCGAATCAAGCGTTTCTCTTTCTGGAGATCTTCGCGATCCGGGAAGATCTCTTCCGCTAGGAACATTGAGTGCACTATTAGTCGCCTATGTCATTTACATGGCAATCTCTGTCTTTCTTTCACAAAATGTCCCATTTGAATTATTAATTGGTAATCCTTTTATTATGCAAGCGATTGCAAAAGTGCCAGCCTTAATTATTCTTGGAATTTGGGGAGCTACGATTTCAAGCGCTCTCGGTGGGCTTCTTGGCGCTCCTCGTACACTTCAAGCACTTGCCGAAGATGGGGTTGTTCCCAAATTTTTTGGAAGAAATTTTGGCGTTTCTCAAGAACCAAGAATTGCTACACTCACCACTTGCCTGATCGCTTTATGCGGTGTTTATTTTGGAAGTGTCAATTTGATCGCACCTTTGCTTACGATGATCTGCCTTATCTGCTACGCTGTTTTAAATTTTTCCGCAGGGCTTGAGACACTGATGGATAACCCTAGCTGGCGCCCACGTTTCCGCATCCACTGGAGCATTTCGCTTTTTGGTGCTGCGCTTTGTTTGATGGCAATGATGATGATCGATCCAGGCTACGCTATCTTAGCCTCTTTTTTAGTAGCCTTTATCTATATTATTGCCACGAGAAGAAAGCTGCGCAATTCATGGGATGATATTCGAGAAGGTATCCTGCTTTTCATCTCGCGTTTTGCGATTTACCGCCTTGCGCTAAGTGAGTCCATCTCAAAATCCTGGAGGCCCAACTTTTTAGTTTTTGCGCGCAATAATGAAGGAGCCCTTCTCCATTTTTCTCAGGCCATTACCCAAGGAAAAGGCTTTATTACGATGGCTTCATTTGTAACAACTCCTCTGGAAAGTGACCAGAAAAAAAAGGAACTGGAAAATCGTTTAGTTAAAAATCTCAAAGAAAAACACATTCAAGCTCTTGTTCAAGTTGATTATGCCAAAAAAGTCTACGTAAGCATGCATAGAATGATCGAAAATCACGGTCTTGGACCTTTGACACCTAATACGATTGTCTGCGGCAGCCATAACATTGATGATCTAGAAAACCTTGCTTCAGTCATTTTTAAGGCTCACCAAAGGCAGTGTAACATGGTGATCTTAAACAGCGAAAATGAATCCCTTGATTCAAAAATTCATGCTGGCGACATCCATATTTGGTGGCATTCATCTCATAAGGGTAATGGGGAATTCATGCTTGTTTTAGCCTATATGCTCACCCGTAATCCACAATGGAGAAGAGCCAAAATTTGTCTGAAAGCTTTAGTATCTAACGAAATGCAGAGACAGAAAGCTTTTGAAGAGTTTGAGGAGTTGAGCCAAGCGAAAAGGATCCCCTTCGACATTGAAATTTTGGTTTCTCATAAACCTGATGAGGAATACTTAAATTTTGTTCCTAATTTCTCTAAGAATGCAGGCTTAATTTTCCTAAGTTTGGCTCCACCAAGCCAAGAGACCTCTTCAGCCGAGTATGTGGCTTATCTAAAGTCCATTACGGAATTTTCTCAAGAATTCCCAACGGCAGCCTTAGTGCTCAGTTCAGAATTTACTCCTCTTCAGAACATCCTAAACTAAGTTTAAAGGAGAAAAGCAATCGCGCTTTTCTCCTTTTTTTGGCATTTCCTACCAAGCTCTATATTTCCTCTCATTATTTTTAGGGCCACCCCTCTTCGCATAAAGCTCTTTGCCTTTCTTTACTCAATGAGCTAATGATTAAATAGATGTTGTCAACAACCTGTAGAGCCTTTTCTAATTGAGCCAACCCCTCGTCGGTAATTAGTCGATTTCCCGATAAAGCTAAATATTGCAAGGGCATTCCTTCTAAATGAACGAGTCCTTCATCGGTAATAAGGCTACACAATGATAAGTTTAAACTTCGCAAAGGCATTCCTTCTAAATGAGCTAGTCCATTGTCTGTAATAAGTCGACAGCTAGATAAATCTAATTCTTTCAAGGGCATTCCTTCTAAATGAACGAGTCCTTCATCGGTAATAAGGCCACACAATGATAAGTTTAAACTTCGCAAAGGCATTCCTTCTAAATGAATTAGTCCCTTGTCGGTAATAAAGATACAAAATGATAAGTTTAAACTTCGCAAAGGCATTCCTTCTAAATGAGCTAGTCCCTTATCGGTAATAAAGACACAAGATGATAAGTTTAAACTTCGCAAGGGCACTCCTTCTAAATGAGCTAATCCTTCGTCGGTAATACATTTAACCCTTGATAAGTCTAATTTTTTTAAGAGCATTCCTTTTAAATGCATAAGCCCCTCAGCAGTAATACTTTCACACCCTGATAAGTTTAATTCTTTTAAGGGGTTTCCTTTTAAGTGAACTAGCCCCTTGTCAGTTATACGCTTACACCCCCCTAAGTATAAATTTTTCAAAGGCAATCCTTTTAAATGGGCTAGCCCATCGTCGGTAATAAGTTCACAACCACTTAACTCCAAAGTTGTTAATTGCATCTCCTTTACAACTTCTAAATCATCATCTTTCAATGTTAAGGATGCAATCTTGAGGTGCTTTAAGTTAGAAAAATGACTAAGTATCCCTAAAAAAGTCTTATCCTCTGATTCTATCCTTAGTTCTTTCAAGCTTACATATTGACTAAGCATATCGGGGTTGTAAAAACCTTTGATTTCAAGTCTTAGAATCTGAGATAAAAACTGATTAAAAAAGTTCCACCTAGATGGATCGATTTCTTTTTCCTTTACAGCCTCGTTAGCTACCTTTTGGATGTCGGTTTTGAGGTCCTTGAGGTTATATTCGTCTGCAAGCTTAAAAACCTCACTGAAATCTGTGAAATCAGTAAGATTGCATATCATAAATTCTTCGCATTGTCTTTTTAAAAAATAATCTTTATTAATTTTTGAAACGACTAAATATCCCCGCACATTATTCTTATTCA contains these protein-coding regions:
- a CDS encoding Uncharacterized conserved protein UCP018688 (Product derived from UniProtKB/Trembl:F8E8P9) produces the protein MKTEPLSLEHKSLLRPKFQEMGLCLSEYSFASRYLFRREYNLEVIFDDDRMWIRGKTKDGITFLMPLENIQLIPEERILAALQWADCLYPIPEKWISTLNRNKFYVNFNRNESDYLFKREKIASYAGRKLSPKRNLVKQFDASHEAKVLPYTKKYMEEALSILYSWQSMYPGTSSDFSPCQDGLANSDELNLIGYIVFVEKKPAAFILGEILHSTLFDIHFAKALTTYKGIYPFLFQELANRLVCQEINCLNWEQDLGEEGLRQSKLSYQPDEIAHKYRLFPLS
- a CDS encoding 6-carboxy-5,6,7,8-tetrahydropterin synthase (Product derived from UniProtKB/Swiss-Prot:Q9ZDY5;Gene name derived from UniProtKB/Swiss-Prot:Q9ZDY5;EC number derived from UniProtKB/Swiss-Prot:Q9ZDY5) yields the protein MRNFLTKKICCVRKLHFCAGHRVMGHEGKCATVHGHNYYLHLFAESPKLDAIGRVVDFSVLKEKIGSWVEYHWDHNFLVCDRDDKVIEMLHTIPRKKDPFICPFNPTAENMAYFLLHEIAPQCLKGTSITITKIVLYETENCYVEVSL
- a CDS encoding putative bumetanide-sensitive Na-K-Cl (Product derived from UniProtKB/Trembl:Q6MD03) produces the protein MNTIADQIPETWPEKMIPQEEKKPGYGTFMGVFVPSILMVFGVIIFLRMGWIVGQGLSTAFLIITLSTFIAFVTTLSMASISTNIEVGKGGVYYLLSRSLGIEIGSAIGIPLYLKQCLSIAFCVIGFAESLHDLIPAWSITSIGIGTLFSLTLLAYFSLNGALRVQLFIFAAIVASLISFFMGGKEMLPPGEPMLMPEPFQKIGFWTIFAIFFPAMTGIESSVSLSGDLRDPGRSLPLGTLSALLVAYVIYMAISVFLSQNVPFELLIGNPFIMQAIAKVPALIILGIWGATISSALGGLLGAPRTLQALAEDGVVPKFFGRNFGVSQEPRIATLTTCLIALCGVYFGSVNLIAPLLTMICLICYAVLNFSAGLETLMDNPSWRPRFRIHWSISLFGAALCLMAMMMIDPGYAILASFLVAFIYIIATRRKLRNSWDDIREGILLFISRFAIYRLALSESISKSWRPNFLVFARNNEGALLHFSQAITQGKGFITMASFVTTPLESDQKKKELENRLVKNLKEKHIQALVQVDYAKKVYVSMHRMIENHGLGPLTPNTIVCGSHNIDDLENLASVIFKAHQRQCNMVILNSENESLDSKIHAGDIHIWWHSSHKGNGEFMLVLAYMLTRNPQWRRAKICLKALVSNEMQRQKAFEEFEELSQAKRIPFDIEILVSHKPDEEYLNFVPNFSKNAGLIFLSLAPPSQETSSAEYVAYLKSITEFSQEFPTAALVLSSEFTPLQNILN
- a CDS encoding Uncharacterized protein (Product derived from UniProtKB/Trembl:F1VXP3) encodes the protein MRRKFCIKKFIFLLFCSFSQLVGDFNEPKYKVVKAEENIEIRSYPHLLVAEVKFNGKRKEALKEGFKVLADYISGNNFLKQKIEMTAPVLEQSLTTLSIHESPIKQLNGNEWLIRYIFPESYNLENAPKPHNASIQVLLLPAKHLAVIRYSGRTGDENVTTQMTKLQKFICDKQLKPIGPPIFAYYNPPWTLPFMRRNEMMIFLEE
- a CDS encoding ADP-ribosylglycohydrolase-related protein (Product derived from UniProtKB/Trembl:Q39Q85) — protein: MISEERLTAAIWGQLIGDAIALGSHWIYQPELLRLEYPEGLKGFEMPKKGHYHYGKVSGDSTHYGEGCRLMLQSIAEKREFSKKDFTHRFQSFFGSSLQTGYIDHATRETLRNIHAKIEPSGADDDQMATATRLAPLVAFYCEKANLQDFVKQATQIGQNHHKSLAYMECNASILADLMKGVDLRTAFKKQVSHSICGPKIESALIQEKGDLYEITQQFGISCGLDEAFPCSIYIALAFDGHFEKALLANVQAGGDSAGRGGLLGSWLGAYQGIAAIPQNWMMKLRGKELIQYWINELIRSSNIETQPSIA